From a single Sediminibacterium sp. KACHI17 genomic region:
- a CDS encoding SDR family oxidoreductase, translated as MKILITGANGFTGMHLCLTLINKGFEVYALGRGERRLPIMERLNYYSIELTSVRSLLKIFEHVAPDVVIHTAAMSKPDICDRHRKECLLNNVEVTRYLLEASRHFPVHFIHLSTDFIFGDGGPHHEDDIPSPLNFYGESKLQAEKLVLQTELTTTIVRPVFIYGPALHQIRPSFIQWVQEKLSKNEKIKVVTDQQRTPTYVYDLCEGIATILIFKKAGIYHIAGKDILSPYDMAITVAKVLDLDAHLIEPVTSETFPEPVIRAKRSGLRIDKAIRELNYAPHSFEEAVRLSFK; from the coding sequence ATGAAAATCCTCATTACCGGCGCCAATGGATTTACTGGGATGCATCTTTGTTTAACCCTTATCAATAAAGGGTTTGAGGTATATGCCCTTGGGAGGGGAGAAAGACGACTCCCGATCATGGAACGATTGAATTATTACTCCATTGAACTAACAAGTGTTCGTTCTCTTTTGAAAATATTTGAACATGTTGCCCCCGATGTGGTGATTCATACAGCCGCGATGAGCAAACCGGATATTTGTGATCGTCATCGCAAAGAATGCCTGCTTAATAATGTGGAAGTAACGCGCTATCTATTAGAAGCCAGCCGTCATTTCCCGGTACATTTTATTCATCTCTCGACCGATTTCATCTTTGGAGATGGTGGACCGCATCACGAAGATGATATTCCTTCGCCATTGAACTTTTATGGTGAAAGTAAATTGCAAGCTGAAAAATTAGTACTCCAGACCGAGTTAACGACCACCATTGTTCGACCTGTTTTTATTTATGGTCCTGCGCTTCATCAGATCCGACCTTCTTTTATTCAATGGGTGCAAGAAAAGCTATCTAAGAACGAGAAGATCAAAGTGGTTACTGATCAGCAAAGAACACCGACATATGTATATGATCTTTGTGAAGGCATCGCAACAATCTTGATTTTCAAGAAGGCGGGGATTTATCATATCGCCGGAAAAGATATTTTATCTCCGTATGATATGGCTATAACTGTGGCAAAGGTGTTAGATTTGGATGCGCATCTGATTGAACCTGTAACCTCTGAAACTTTTCCCGAACCTGTTATCAGAGCTAAGCGATCAGGACTTCGTATTGATAAAGCCATCCGTGAATTGAACTATGCACCACATAGTTTTGAAGAAGCGGTCAGACTGAGTTTTAAATAG
- the yajC gene encoding preprotein translocase subunit YajC: MFYLNSVLLAANGQQGGGMVQLVMMGAIILVFWLFMIRPQAKKAKEQKKFVDNMQKGDKIVTIAGIHGVINKINEDGTIQLEVNPGSYLKIEKSSVSMEWSAALNKAADKK; this comes from the coding sequence ATGTTTTATCTTAATTCAGTATTACTTGCCGCAAATGGACAGCAGGGCGGAGGTATGGTTCAGTTGGTGATGATGGGAGCCATCATCCTTGTGTTTTGGTTATTCATGATTCGTCCACAAGCTAAAAAAGCAAAAGAGCAAAAAAAGTTCGTTGATAATATGCAGAAAGGTGATAAGATCGTCACTATTGCAGGTATCCATGGTGTGATCAATAAGATCAACGAGGATGGCACCATTCAACTCGAGGTAAACCCCGGAAGCTATCTGAAGATCGAAAAGTCTTCTGTTAGTATGGAATGGAGTGCTGCTTTGAACAAAGCTGCAGATAAAAAATAA
- the groL gene encoding chaperonin GroEL (60 kDa chaperone family; promotes refolding of misfolded polypeptides especially under stressful conditions; forms two stacked rings of heptamers to form a barrel-shaped 14mer; ends can be capped by GroES; misfolded proteins enter the barrel where they are refolded when GroES binds), giving the protein MAKQIFFDIEARNKMKKGVDTLANAVKVTLGPKGRNVVIEKKFGAPSVTKDGVTVAKEIELEDAIENMGAQMVKEVASKTADIAGDGTTTATVLAQAIIGEGLKNVAAGANPMDLKRGIDKAVAKVVDNLKAQSQAVGNDTKKIEQVATISANSDSEIGKLIATAMAKVGKEGVITVEEAKGTDTTVDVVEGMQFDRGYISPYFVTNSEKMEAELQNPYILIYDKKISAMKDILHILEKVAQSGRPLLIIAEDLEGEALATLVVNKLRGTLKVAAVKAPGFGDRRKEMLTDIAILTAGTVVSEEQGFKLENADISYLGQAASVTIDKDNTTIVGGKGKKADIVARVNQIKAQIENTTSDYDREKLQERLAKLSGGVAVLYVGAATEVEMKEKKDRVDDALHATRAAVEEGIVPGGGVAYIRSVEALEKLKGANEDEQTGIQIVKRAIEEPLRQIVANSGIEGSIVVQKIKEGKADFGFNARTEVFENLLKAGVIDPTKVSRVALENAASIAAMLLTTECVIADKPKPEAPHTHAAPDMGGMGY; this is encoded by the coding sequence ATGGCAAAACAAATATTCTTCGATATCGAAGCAAGAAATAAAATGAAAAAGGGTGTTGATACCCTGGCGAATGCAGTAAAAGTTACCCTCGGACCTAAAGGTCGTAACGTGGTAATCGAGAAAAAATTCGGTGCTCCATCTGTAACCAAAGATGGTGTTACTGTAGCAAAAGAAATTGAATTGGAAGATGCGATCGAGAACATGGGCGCACAGATGGTGAAAGAAGTAGCTTCTAAAACCGCTGATATTGCTGGTGATGGTACTACTACTGCAACTGTTTTGGCTCAGGCGATCATCGGTGAAGGTTTGAAGAACGTTGCTGCTGGTGCTAATCCAATGGACCTGAAGCGCGGAATCGATAAAGCTGTAGCTAAGGTTGTTGATAACCTGAAAGCACAATCACAAGCTGTTGGTAACGATACCAAGAAAATCGAGCAAGTAGCTACTATTTCTGCAAACAGCGATAGTGAAATCGGTAAGTTAATCGCTACTGCTATGGCTAAAGTTGGTAAAGAAGGTGTGATCACTGTAGAAGAAGCAAAAGGTACTGATACTACTGTAGATGTAGTAGAAGGTATGCAGTTCGATCGTGGATACATCTCTCCATACTTCGTAACCAATAGCGAGAAAATGGAAGCTGAATTACAGAATCCATACATCCTGATCTACGATAAGAAGATCAGCGCTATGAAAGATATCCTCCACATTCTGGAGAAAGTTGCTCAAAGTGGACGTCCACTGTTGATCATTGCTGAAGACCTTGAAGGTGAAGCATTGGCAACATTGGTAGTGAATAAATTACGTGGTACGCTGAAAGTAGCTGCTGTTAAAGCTCCTGGTTTCGGCGATCGCAGAAAAGAAATGTTGACTGATATCGCTATCCTCACTGCAGGTACTGTAGTAAGTGAAGAGCAAGGTTTCAAACTGGAGAATGCTGACATCTCTTATTTAGGTCAGGCTGCTTCAGTAACGATCGACAAAGACAATACTACCATCGTTGGCGGTAAAGGTAAAAAAGCTGATATCGTTGCACGTGTAAATCAGATCAAAGCTCAGATCGAGAATACAACTTCTGATTACGATCGTGAAAAATTACAAGAGCGTTTGGCCAAACTGAGTGGTGGTGTTGCCGTACTGTACGTAGGTGCTGCTACTGAAGTTGAAATGAAAGAAAAGAAAGATCGTGTAGATGATGCACTGCATGCAACTCGCGCTGCTGTTGAAGAAGGTATTGTTCCAGGTGGTGGTGTTGCGTATATCCGTTCTGTAGAAGCACTGGAGAAACTGAAAGGTGCAAATGAAGATGAGCAAACAGGTATCCAGATCGTAAAAAGAGCGATCGAAGAGCCGCTGCGTCAGATCGTTGCTAACAGTGGTATCGAAGGTTCTATCGTGGTTCAGAAGATCAAAGAAGGTAAGGCTGATTTCGGTTTCAATGCTCGTACAGAAGTATTCGAAAACTTACTAAAAGCTGGTGTTATCGATCCTACTAAAGTTAGCCGTGTTGCATTAGAAAATGCAGCTTCTATCGCCGCTATGCTGTTGACCACTGAATGTGTGATCGCAGATAAGCCAAAGCCTGAAGCGCCGCATACACATGCTGCACCTGACATGGGTGGTATGGGTTACTAA
- the coaE gene encoding dephospho-CoA kinase (Dephospho-CoA kinase (CoaE) performs the final step in coenzyme A biosynthesis.): protein MLKIGITGGIGSGKSTVSSIFKVLGIPVFDADTCAKNIMQTDEQLKAAVIDLFGENAYRHGLLNRKYIAEIVFNDPSQLEKLNALIHPATIKAGEEWAARQTSPYTIKEAALFFESGSAEGMDYIIGVYAPQHIRVNRVMHRDGVSREEVMNRMKRQIQEEVKMRLCDFVIINDDQHLLIPQVLQLHANFITESKQQQNE, encoded by the coding sequence ATGCTTAAGATCGGCATTACTGGTGGTATCGGGAGCGGCAAATCTACCGTCTCAAGTATTTTTAAAGTGCTGGGTATTCCTGTGTTTGATGCAGATACCTGTGCCAAAAATATCATGCAAACCGATGAACAACTGAAAGCAGCTGTGATCGATTTATTCGGGGAAAACGCTTATCGACACGGTCTGCTCAATAGAAAATACATTGCCGAAATCGTCTTCAATGATCCTTCTCAATTAGAAAAATTGAATGCACTCATTCACCCAGCTACTATTAAGGCGGGTGAAGAATGGGCTGCCAGACAAACAAGTCCGTACACGATCAAAGAAGCGGCTTTGTTTTTTGAATCAGGATCGGCAGAAGGAATGGATTATATCATTGGTGTATACGCACCACAACATATACGGGTCAATCGTGTGATGCATCGAGATGGCGTGAGTAGAGAAGAGGTGATGAACAGAATGAAAAGACAAATACAAGAGGAAGTGAAAATGCGTCTTTGTGATTTTGTGATCATCAATGACGATCAGCATTTATTGATACCGCAGGTATTACAACTGCATGCAAATTTTATTACTGAATCCAAACAACAGCAGAATGAATAA
- a CDS encoding lysoplasmalogenase, with protein MSKRKILLVIFLLILLMHCLSIQVEMTQIRTVTKVVLVPLLMIHLLINRSLRLLGYLPLIALLFSWIGDILLLGDEPAFFLSGMIAFVMTHVSYSFTFLKIKQVTPKDRSYFIFPLLALLAFSLLVFFYLKDYLGSYLIPVLFYMVFISLMAALAIHTRTNSKIQTLTLYTFIPGALLFVVSDALLAINMFRVQHIVLEVLVMLTYGLAQFFITRGFQKTAEFSE; from the coding sequence ATGAGTAAGAGAAAAATATTATTGGTCATATTCCTCCTGATACTGCTAATGCATTGTTTGAGTATACAGGTAGAAATGACTCAGATACGTACAGTAACAAAAGTCGTATTGGTACCCTTACTGATGATCCATTTATTGATCAACCGATCCTTACGTTTATTGGGATATCTTCCATTGATCGCATTGCTGTTTTCCTGGATCGGAGACATATTATTGTTGGGGGATGAACCTGCATTTTTTCTCTCAGGTATGATCGCATTTGTCATGACCCATGTCAGCTATAGCTTTACTTTTTTAAAGATCAAACAGGTGACACCTAAAGACCGATCCTATTTTATCTTTCCACTGCTGGCATTATTGGCGTTTAGTTTATTGGTATTCTTTTACCTCAAAGACTATTTGGGCAGCTACCTGATTCCGGTTCTTTTTTATATGGTCTTTATCAGTCTGATGGCTGCTTTAGCCATTCATACCCGAACCAACTCCAAGATACAGACGCTAACACTCTACACATTTATACCGGGAGCACTTTTATTTGTTGTGAGTGATGCATTACTGGCCATTAATATGTTCAGGGTACAGCATATTGTACTGGAGGTATTAGTCATGTTGACATATGGATTGGCGCAATTCTTCATTACAAGAGGTTTTCAAAAAACTGCTGAGTTCTCCGAATAG
- a CDS encoding co-chaperone GroES — protein sequence MAKKLNVTPLHDRVIVKPAAAEEKTAGGIIIPDTAKEKPQRGTIVAAGNGKKDEPMTVKVGDTVLYGKYAGTEIQIEGQDLLIMRESDLLAIV from the coding sequence ATGGCTAAGAAACTCAACGTTACTCCTCTGCATGACAGAGTAATTGTTAAGCCGGCCGCTGCTGAAGAAAAAACTGCCGGCGGAATTATTATCCCTGACACCGCAAAAGAAAAACCTCAACGTGGAACCATCGTTGCTGCCGGAAATGGTAAAAAAGATGAGCCTATGACCGTTAAAGTAGGTGATACGGTATTGTATGGTAAATATGCAGGAACTGAGATCCAGATCGAAGGTCAGGACCTGTTGATCATGCGCGAAAGCGACTTGTTGGCAATTGTTTAA
- a CDS encoding lysoplasmalogenase family protein, with the protein MEWIRRNILYLFWMILIVHCLFHFFHLPFVGISKLLLIPTLLVYLFTRKKEDALAGINFFYLVAIVFAFIGDMLLVIINDLLFLPGMISYIVNLFFLCIFFLQLYKIRLDQLFKPLMVLLILAVIGYFVYGFLGDKLKQFQLPVLVYMFFVAITAALAMNTTQHPQLHKTGWYFFIGILVFIVSNTILVLNRFHFLYHNLYIAVMLTYGTAQYLLVRGVALVSKDVRS; encoded by the coding sequence ATGGAATGGATACGCCGCAACATTCTTTATTTATTCTGGATGATATTAATTGTTCACTGTTTGTTTCATTTTTTCCATTTACCATTCGTAGGCATCAGTAAACTACTCTTAATACCCACGTTACTGGTATATCTGTTCACCAGAAAAAAAGAAGATGCATTGGCAGGTATCAATTTCTTTTATCTGGTTGCGATCGTATTTGCCTTTATCGGAGACATGTTACTGGTGATCATTAATGATCTTCTTTTTTTGCCGGGAATGATATCCTATATCGTTAACCTCTTTTTCTTGTGTATCTTCTTTTTGCAGTTGTATAAGATTCGGCTTGATCAATTGTTCAAACCCTTAATGGTGCTGCTTATCCTCGCGGTGATCGGATATTTTGTGTATGGATTTTTGGGAGATAAGTTAAAGCAGTTTCAACTGCCTGTTCTGGTTTATATGTTTTTTGTAGCGATTACTGCTGCTTTGGCGATGAATACAACACAGCACCCGCAATTGCATAAAACAGGATGGTATTTCTTTATTGGGATTCTTGTGTTTATTGTATCAAACACCATTTTGGTATTGAATCGCTTTCATTTTTTATACCATAATCTTTATATCGCAGTCATGCTCACTTATGGCACTGCACAATATTTACTTGTAAGGGGAGTAGCATTGGTAAGTAAAGATGTACGGTCATAA
- a CDS encoding group 1 truncated hemoglobin produces the protein MKKSLVRMSALALCAAMLFTACKKDDAPPANTGSELYKRLGSNAGIKKVVDDFIGIVVADNVINGFFANTARSQERVDDLKMNLVNQIGQAVGGPEKYTGLSMKAAHVGLGIKDVHFNALVNDLVAALKKNNVSDADINTIGGVLLPMRADIVEP, from the coding sequence ATGAAAAAGAGCCTCGTACGTATGTCGGCCCTTGCACTCTGTGCAGCCATGCTGTTCACTGCATGTAAAAAAGATGATGCACCTCCGGCTAATACCGGAAGTGAACTGTACAAAAGATTAGGCAGTAATGCAGGTATTAAAAAAGTAGTAGATGATTTTATCGGTATTGTGGTTGCTGATAATGTGATCAATGGCTTTTTTGCCAATACTGCCAGGTCTCAGGAGCGTGTAGATGACCTTAAAATGAATCTGGTGAACCAAATTGGTCAAGCCGTTGGCGGACCTGAAAAGTACACTGGTTTATCTATGAAGGCGGCACACGTTGGATTAGGTATTAAAGATGTACACTTCAATGCCCTAGTGAATGATCTGGTGGCGGCATTGAAGAAGAACAATGTAAGCGATGCTGATATCAACACAATTGGTGGTGTTTTATTACCAATGAGGGCTGATATCGTTGAGCCATAA
- a CDS encoding cupin domain-containing protein: MNKVNVIEKFAQVDGYWNPAVVGALNGQEVKIVKFKGPFTWHHHDHEDELFYVVKGSFVMEFRDRNVELNEGDFLIVPKGVEHRPNASEEVWVMLFEPASTLNTGNVINEFTKNTLQKL; the protein is encoded by the coding sequence ATGAATAAGGTCAATGTGATTGAAAAGTTCGCTCAAGTAGACGGATACTGGAACCCTGCTGTAGTAGGGGCTTTGAATGGACAAGAAGTAAAGATCGTTAAATTCAAAGGACCTTTTACCTGGCATCATCATGATCATGAAGATGAGTTATTCTATGTGGTCAAAGGAAGTTTTGTAATGGAATTTCGCGATCGGAATGTTGAACTGAATGAAGGAGATTTCCTTATCGTACCCAAAGGAGTAGAACACAGACCCAACGCTTCAGAGGAAGTTTGGGTAATGTTGTTTGAGCCGGCTTCTACCTTGAATACAGGTAATGTCATCAATGAGTTTACAAAAAATACTTTACAGAAATTATGA
- the nusB gene encoding transcription antitermination factor NusB — protein MISRRNIRVKVMQLLYMMEAAETSVTRQKPEIELKKQFDQTTALFVYLLYFITEVARYAETHAVKGASKNLPTTADLNINTKIAGNELLWTILESATFQKAVETHTPSKLIDQDLVRKTYTELTALTQYQEYISVPAREKAKEKEIIKIIFTHLMLPNESFISHVEEHFNNWDDDAEMMEQLILNYFQKPSSYNMQEMVSQEKWQFAKSLLLTSIEKKEIATDLIKPKLKNWDAERIAQLDMILMRMGVCELLYFETIPTKVTINEYIDLAKEYSTQQSGQFVNGILDNIHKELTDAGKIQKINYKK, from the coding sequence ATGATCAGTAGAAGAAATATCCGTGTGAAAGTGATGCAGCTACTTTATATGATGGAAGCTGCCGAGACGAGTGTAACAAGACAAAAACCAGAGATCGAACTCAAAAAGCAATTCGATCAAACAACAGCTCTGTTTGTTTACCTGCTATATTTTATTACTGAAGTAGCGCGTTATGCTGAAACCCATGCGGTAAAGGGAGCTTCCAAAAATTTACCCACTACAGCTGATCTGAATATCAATACTAAGATTGCAGGGAATGAGTTGTTATGGACAATCCTGGAGAGTGCCACTTTTCAAAAAGCTGTAGAAACCCATACACCATCGAAATTGATCGATCAGGATCTGGTTCGCAAAACTTACACTGAATTAACCGCATTAACACAATACCAGGAATACATCAGTGTTCCGGCTCGTGAAAAAGCAAAAGAGAAGGAAATCATTAAGATCATTTTCACCCATCTCATGCTTCCGAATGAATCTTTTATCAGTCATGTTGAAGAACATTTCAATAACTGGGATGATGATGCTGAAATGATGGAACAACTGATTCTCAATTATTTTCAGAAACCATCCAGCTACAATATGCAAGAGATGGTAAGTCAGGAAAAATGGCAGTTCGCCAAGTCTCTGTTACTTACCAGCATTGAGAAAAAAGAGATCGCTACAGACCTTATTAAACCCAAGCTGAAGAATTGGGACGCAGAAAGGATTGCACAACTCGATATGATCTTAATGAGAATGGGAGTTTGTGAATTATTGTATTTTGAAACCATTCCTACCAAAGTCACTATCAATGAATACATTGATCTGGCCAAAGAATACAGTACGCAACAGAGCGGACAATTTGTGAATGGTATTCTGGATAATATTCATAAAGAGTTGACAGATGCCGGTAAGATCCAAAAAATCAATTACAAGAAATAA
- a CDS encoding DUF1573 domain-containing protein, which yields MKTVSCLFFFVATMFLISCAGPENTTPPANSHLADTANFTTIQWLDSVVDFGTITQGEKIRLQFKFKNTGKKPLFITNVRAGCGCTVPNYTKEAVAPGTTGEVTAEFDTNRSASGNVRKNVVVHTNTSNGNEHTLIFTGNVKEVKVN from the coding sequence ATGAAAACTGTTTCATGTCTGTTCTTTTTTGTTGCAACGATGTTCCTAATATCTTGTGCCGGACCGGAGAACACAACCCCGCCGGCAAATTCACATCTTGCAGATACAGCCAACTTTACCACCATTCAATGGCTTGACTCCGTCGTCGATTTTGGAACGATTACGCAAGGGGAGAAGATCCGGTTACAGTTCAAATTCAAGAATACAGGTAAAAAGCCTTTGTTCATTACGAATGTAAGAGCCGGATGTGGTTGTACAGTCCCTAACTATACCAAAGAGGCCGTTGCTCCGGGAACTACCGGAGAAGTAACCGCGGAATTCGATACCAATCGCTCGGCATCTGGTAATGTTCGTAAAAATGTGGTTGTACACACGAATACTTCTAACGGAAACGAACACACCCTTATCTTTACAGGAAATGTAAAAGAGGTTAAAGTCAACTAA